Below is a window of Fulvitalea axinellae DNA.
ACTAGGCACAAATGAAATCATCCAGACACCTTCATCATTAACTTTCGTCATCTGGGTGTCATCTCCAGAGTCAAAATCGCGCCCATTTGTCCATGGTCCTCCAGCAAGGGAAACTCCTGCATGAAGAAAAACCGGACCTTCATCAGGGATATTTTTCTTCCCTGTTTTCACAGCGTTACGAACGTTAATCACAAGAGAGATTTCAGTGTCCGCATCAAACACGGCAGGTACGATCACCGCTTTCTCTTTCGACATTGTACTGAAGTCAAAAGGCTTTACCGAATCGTCGTCTTTAACGTCAGCAGTTTTTCCATCATCACCGTTTTTGGCTTTGATAAGGAAGTTGATACCTCCACCGGCAACATCCTCTGTACCGAACCAATCGCTTGGAGTGAAAGTAACCGAGAACGTGTTATTGCGGTCCTCTACAGCCGTAAGCTTAGATTCGTCGGCAGAGGCACCCCATTCACCGTTGTATTTCGAGTTTTTATCACCATTCAGCCATGACCAGATATGAAGATCATCTCGGCTTTCGAGTCCGGTCCCTGTCAAATCCACATAAAGCGTAATCTCGTCGGTCATTTTGAAAGCCGCAGGGCTAGTGTAATATTCCGCCGGTTTCTCTTGTGCCCAGACGAAACTTGTCACCAAAACCAAAAGGGCTGACAAACTGTATCTTAAATTTCTCATTGTTTTCCTCTTTTAAAAATTTCGAAAAACCGGGAAGGCTATAAGAGCCTCCCCTATTTCGTCATCAAAGATTCAAGTCGTAGACATATTTGAGGATATCCTCGCCACCCGCATTTCTTACGAAAGAAACGCTTAAACTATGTCCTGGACGAGGAGCGCTCTCGAAAACAAGGTCAACGCTTTTGTCGCCTTCCGTGAGTTTCATTTTCGTAACGAATCCACCTTCCTCTTCATAAAAGCTCCAAGTGCCCGATTCCACACCAAAGAAATTCGGGGCATTTGATCCCTCTTTTTTCTTGATGGTAAAGGTATTGTCCGCTTTAAAAGTGAATTCAAGTTGGGAAGCGTCGAACACGTCCGTAACATCCTGCTCGGCCAAAGGATCGTCAATGGCGGCCAACGGAACGTCAACCAGCTTCACCGCGTTTACCTTCCAAGCGCCAACAACGCCTTCTTTCCTCAACTCGTAATTGGGCGTCTCAAGGTCATTGAGATCGTCCGGCTGGCAGGCCCACGAAAAAAGAGCCACGGCAGCCATAAGCATATATCTTGAGAATTTTTTCATCGTCCTTCGCTTAATTAGTTACAACCACCTTCTTCGTTAGCGCGGAAGTTACCCCTGTTACTATCGATTTCCGACTTAGGAAACTGAATAGACAGACCTGGGCAATTCCAGCTGGCTCCCCTTGCAAATGAGGCTTCACCTTTTGCTCCGATACGCTTGATCT
It encodes the following:
- a CDS encoding DUF5004 domain-containing protein, with product MKKFSRYMLMAAVALFSWACQPDDLNDLETPNYELRKEGVVGAWKVNAVKLVDVPLAAIDDPLAEQDVTDVFDASQLEFTFKADNTFTIKKKEGSNAPNFFGVESGTWSFYEEEGGFVTKMKLTEGDKSVDLVFESAPRPGHSLSVSFVRNAGGEDILKYVYDLNL